AGTTCGATCCCCCTAAAGAATACCTTTCGGCAGAAGGAAGGACACCGGAAGAAAAGCCGGCCTTGATGCGGGTAGCGAAAATAGGTGGATTGTCTTCTTTCCCTAAATTGAAATCCAAAAAATCCCCTAATCCCATGACAGGAATATAGTAGCGACCCTGGGCCCAATATTTAGTGTAGGTCCAGTCAGCGCCCAACATATCCAGGGCATGTTCAACACTTAAATCAATAATGTGGCCTTTGGAATAACTGAGGTATTCATCTAACGTGTTCCAGGTCAATGTCCCGATAACGGCAAAGGTGGTTCCCGTGGTCAGGTCATCAAGGTCTTCCTGGGTTCCGGCAGGCAGTTTTACGACATTAGAAACATCAACATCATGCCAATCAAGGGTCAGATACCAGCTTAGGCGTGGATCGAAACTGAACTTTTTACCGGCGCCAATATAGAACCCTACCCGTTCCTCATCGTATTCAAGGCGCTTTGCTCCCGCTCTGTAAAAGCCTCGCTCCTCATATACACGCTTGTAGGCGCCCACTTTCCAAGCATAATATATATCATCCATATAGGGCTCTGTATATGTCAGCCAGTACTGCTCGTTATCTCCCGTTTCAAAGCCTACTTCGGCATTGTGCCCTTTTCCTCTCCAGTTGGAATCTCCATAAGATAGTCCGCCTGACCAGCCGCTTTCAGTGCCATGGCTTATGGAAAGCCCAACAGCAGCTGTCTTTTTCTCTTCTACCGTTACCACAACATTTGTAGCAAGGGGAGTATCTCCAGGTTCAAAGCCCACGTTCACATCTTCAAAAAAGCCCATCTGCTGAATTTTGTTAATGGAGTGGCGAAGCACAGTGGCATTAAAAAGGTCGCCTTTTTTAACCTTGATCTGGCGCTCTATGACGTAGCTCTTCGTCTTTGTGTTACCCTGAATAATAATGTCACCTACAATAGGTTCCATAATCTGCACATTAATAATGCCGCCCTCAATCTGCACATCGGCAATTCGAGTCATGACGTAGCCATCTTTCTGATATTTTTCTTGTATGCGTTCCAGATCGTGACGGAAAAAGACCCTGTTAAACACAGCTCCAGGCGCGGTGAAAACCAGTTTTAACAGATCTTCATCGCTATAAACAGTATTGCCTGAGAACTCAATTTTATCTACCACTGGGTTTTCTTTCACCACATAGGTAACTCCAACGCCACCTTCCACAACGGCGAGATCCACATCTACAAAAGAAAAAAATCCTAACTCATAAATTGCCTCTACATCTTTCTGAAGCTGTTCACGGTTTAATGGTTCTCCTATTTTCGTTCCAGTAGCCGAAAGGATGTGCTCTGATACCACATGCTCATTACCTCGTACATCCCGCGAAACGACAGGAGGCTCTTGAGCCCAAACTCCCAGAGACATGAACATCATAAAAAAGAAACACATTATCGATATAAAAACTGGTCGTTTCACACGTAATCTCTCCTTCCGGGAAGGTGAAGTTTTTATTGTCTATTAATGATTATAGCAGGCCCTTCTTCTCGCAAGGCATTTTGCCCAATTTGCATAAGGGTCAAAATACGTTCTAGGGCAACAGGTTTTTCATCGCTTTTTTTCTGATCCTGGAAAACATGCTGTTCAGGTTCAAAAGAAATCTGTTTTTTGGGCTGGACAGGAACAAGTTTAAAACTTGACACAGTTGTAGCGGAAGGCAAAGGAATTTTTTCCAACTCGTTTTTTTGCTCTCTTTTTAAAGCTTCAAGGTTGCTTTCGCTCAGACTTTTCCGCAAGCCTGCTAAAACTGCTTTTTCATCAGAAGTTACCCATTCCAATATAAGATCATCATTATTCATAACAATGTTTCTCTGACTATTGCCTATGGGAGCCGAAAGGGGGACAGAAAGAACACACAGGAAAAATATAGCCAGGGCCGCGACCCGACTTAAATCAACAACAAACATATTTCTTTTCGGCTGCTCATTTTCCGCAGCCAATTCCCACAGTTCCCTTCTTGCCTCTTCAAGCTCAGCCCTGGCGCACTCCATTTCTGTCAGCGCATTATGCCACGCTTTGCTTTTTGACGCAGAAACACACCTTTCAAGCCATCTTACAACCCTTGCGATGCGTTTTTCCATACTGCCATCACTCCTGAAGACACTGCCGTCATTATAACCCTCTCTTTACTTATCACTTTTTAGGTCTTCTTAGTGGTATGGTCGGGAAAAATCCAACTCCGAAGCCGTGCTACAGCATTTCGTCTGAGACGATATACGTGGCTAATATCAAGATCCTGTTTGTCAGCAACCTCTTTTGCCTCGCGTCCTTTATAAAACATCTCCCTTACTATTTCCCCTTCACGGTCAGGTAAATTCTTTATTTCCTGAGAAAGGGTAAGAAGGAGATCGTAGGTCTCATAAGAAAAATTGTCTTGTATTCTCATGTCTTCATCGTCCATGGGAATAGGCGCCTTGGCCTCACTTCTCTGGAGAAAATTAACCATTTGTCCTTTTATGCGGTAAAAGGCATAGGTGGTAAATTTAAGCTGGCGCTCCGGCTCAAATTTATCTACGGATTTAATAAGCGCAACCATACCTTCCTGAATTAAATCGGGGTAGAGTGAAGGAGAGACATAGAATTTTTGAGCAAGCCAGAAAACAAGAGGCCGATAAGAAATAATCAGTTCCTCCCGGGCATCGTCATCTAAATGACAACGGGCCCAAAGCATCTCTTCTTTCTCTGGAGAAAGACGTAACTGGTTCTGTTCTTCATCCCATCTCCCGCTCAAAAAAAGCCTCCTCTCCCTATGCAGACATAACTATGGGAATTTTACCAGTTAGTTTCTATCTTGTCTAAGAAGAAAGGGGAAGTTGTTGAATGATTTCCCTCGGTACGTAAAGATGCATAGCATCGTTCAGAAAAGAAAGCATCATTACACTTCTGTAAGCGTGTATGGAAGAAATAGAACAATTATCGAGACGCATACGCCATACAAGGGAAGAGCTGACCTTTAGAAGTTCAACAAGGGCCGTACGTATAGAACCTCCGTGGGCTATTACAAGGATTCGTTCTTCATCCCTTTTCAATATTTCATCAAGGATTTCCGCAACTCGCTGTCGAACCTCGTTAAAGGATTCCCCGCTCCTTGGGACAAGGGTTGAAGGATCTTTTCTCCATTGGCTATGCTCTTCAGAAAACCGCGCTTCAACCTCTGAGACAGAAAGTCCTTCCCATTCGCCAAAAGCAATTTCTTTTAGGCCTTCACGCACGTGAAGCACATTGCAGCTCTGCCGCGCTGCTATTATTTCTGCAGTCCGTCGTGCTCTGAGCAAAGGGCTTGATACGATAAGATCTGCCTCAAAGGATGCCGCCAGGCGAAGGGAAACCCGATCAGCCTGCTCAAGGCCTTCCGCATTGAGAGGCACGTCGCTTTGCCCCTGATACCTCATCTCATTATTCCAATCTGTTTGTCCGTGACGAATAAATAGTATCTGCTTTTTCAGTGCCATTTGAAATCCCCTTTTATGTTTTCATTCTGTGCCATTATACCGTTGCGCAATAAAAAAGGCTTTGGGCTTTTGCTCTAACAGCAATAAGACTCAAAGCCTTTTATATTCTCTCTGCGGACCTGGAGCCAGCGGGCAAATTCGAACCGCCGACCTGCGCATTACAAGTGCGATTACAAGCCGAGGAACGTTGCCATTTGCAAGCCATCTTAAAAATCCCCACGTAAAATAGATAGATTTTAATTGCCTTGCGCTTTTATTGTTTTTATTTTACTTTGGCTGTATTATGCGACATACATAGAAGGTGTCAAAATGAAATTAACGGAGACACCAGTAAAAAGGCCGATTGCGTACCAGGTCGAAATGAGTGGAGAAAAATAAAGTACGTTTGCTACAGACATCCTATCACAAAAAGCACTTGATGCGAAAACTCGGGTTAAGGGCATACCTGATCGCAGAGCCCCCGAATTAATGGACAGTACAAAGAGACGATATAGTGGAGATTAGAGAGGTGCAAATATTACACACAGGATTTCAAACTTGAAGCAGTAAAACGTGTGAAAGGGAGGAAACATTAATGAGAACCCGTAAGGCGTTGCCTGTTCTTATGAGTCTTTCGTGTGTTGTATTAATTCTTTTCATCTTCATCTTGCCGTGTTCTGGCAATGTCGTTAATTACCCGAACACAGTTTCGACCGCGAGAGAAATAATATGGAAAACTATTATATCCGGAGGGGGAAACTCCGCATCGGTAGCAGTGATGGACAGGGGCAATATAGTGTATTCGGAGGGATTCGGACCGGCAGACCGCTCACTTAACCGTCTCGTGGACAGAGACACCAGGTTCAATATAGGTTCGACGAGCAAAATGTTCGCTGCCGTAGCAATTCTGCTGCTGGCAGATGATGGTAAATTAAGCCTTGAAGACCCCGTGGTAAAGCATATACCTGAATTCGTAATGAAGGACCCCCGATACCGGGACATTACGGTGCGGATGCTTTTCAATCATTCTTCAGGCCTGCCTGGCTCCACATTTGTTTTTGGGTACAGGGCTGACGAGGATCACCAGACCCTATTGCTTGAAACATTGAAGAATGCGGTTCTCAAGCACACCCCAGGTGAAATGAGTATTTACTGCAATGATGGTTTTACCCTGGCCGAGATAATCGTTGAGCGTGTTTCAGGAAAGTCATTCGCCTCGTTTGTCACCGAAAGGATATTTTCTCCCCTTGAAATGCGGAACTCGGGTGAGAGTGTTGGCGTTACTGGAGGAAAGATTGCCGAATTCTACGATGAAGAGGGAAATAAATATCCCCCAGAGGTAGTTACGGTGCTGGGCGCAGGCGGGCTCTCCTCCACTCCGGAGGACCTCTGCCGGTTTGGAGACAGTTTTGCCCCCGGCGGAATGAACATTCTTTCAGATTCCTCGCTAAAGGATGTTCTGAAGGAACAGCCCACCCCCTTTTCTTCTTTATTGAAGGGGGATGCCCTTTTAGATGCCTTCGGTTGGGATTATGCACTCCTTCCAGCCTACCGGGAGAACGGGTACCAGGTTCTGGGCAAGAGCGGCGGGACCTTGTTCTATTCAACCAATCTCCAGATCCTTCCACAGGAACGGCTGGCGATTGCAGTGACGTACTCCGGACAAGCTGGCGCCGCAAAAGCTACGCACCGTATTATGGAGGCGCTCATGAAGGACAAGGGGCTCCCCGGACCGAAACCGGTTTCTCCAGTCAAACCTCCAGAACCACAGCCCATTCCCGATGAGTTTTTGAAACTCGCGGGATTCTATGTAAACACACAAGAAGCTGTTCGCATGATCTTTGACAATGAGAGTCATACGCTGAACGTCTACTCCCTCGCTTCTCCTTCGGAAGACGAAGAAGCGAAAGAGAATAAAGAGAAGCCGATTCTTTCACTGGTTCACAACGGAGGCTTATTTCATGATTTTGCAACTGGTTACCGATATTACTTTCTCACGGGAGAAAAGACAGTTTATCTTGTCATGGAAGAAGTCCCGCAGTACGGGGCAGATATTCCCATGTACCAGAAGATTGATCCAGTAGAAAAACCAGAAAGTCTGTCGGTGGTAATGGACGGCAGGTTTTGGCTTATACGCAACGCCTCTCCCTTTGCGCAGCTTCCTGACGATCTGTTGGTAAAATCTGAAGAGTACGGCGATCTTCCCGGGTATGTGAAATTCTTTGGAGTGAACAGGGTGGAAACCCCCGATTTTGGGGCAATTGCCGCAACAGGCTTTCGCGATCAGTGCAATATCCAGCTTTTTAAGAAAGACGGCGCAATCCGTTTGAAGGCAATCCAGTTCGTCTATTCGAGCGAAGATATCGCAGGAACGCTAGTACCAGGGGAAAATACCATAGTGATCGGATCTGAGGGCGAAAACGAATGGAGGAAAGTCGAACAAGGAGGAATTATG
This region of Aminobacterium colombiense DSM 12261 genomic DNA includes:
- a CDS encoding BamA/OMP85 family outer membrane protein, with protein sequence MKRPVFISIMCFFFMMFMSLGVWAQEPPVVSRDVRGNEHVVSEHILSATGTKIGEPLNREQLQKDVEAIYELGFFSFVDVDLAVVEGGVGVTYVVKENPVVDKIEFSGNTVYSDEDLLKLVFTAPGAVFNRVFFRHDLERIQEKYQKDGYVMTRIADVQIEGGIINVQIMEPIVGDIIIQGNTKTKSYVIERQIKVKKGDLFNATVLRHSINKIQQMGFFEDVNVGFEPGDTPLATNVVVTVEEKKTAAVGLSISHGTESGWSGGLSYGDSNWRGKGHNAEVGFETGDNEQYWLTYTEPYMDDIYYAWKVGAYKRVYEERGFYRAGAKRLEYDEERVGFYIGAGKKFSFDPRLSWYLTLDWHDVDVSNVVKLPAGTQEDLDDLTTGTTFAVIGTLTWNTLDEYLSYSKGHIIDLSVEHALDMLGADWTYTKYWAQGRYYIPVMGLGDFLDFNLGKEDNPPIFATRIKAGFSSGVLPSAERYSLGGSNSLRGYDGGEFEGDEMFLANVEARIPIESAFGFVLFYDIGNAWRGEDNFSFSDLHDSWGVGVRVKTPLGNLRLDYAQGEDENKTHFGFGELF
- a CDS encoding sigma-70 family RNA polymerase sigma factor; the protein is MSGRWDEEQNQLRLSPEKEEMLWARCHLDDDAREELIISYRPLVFWLAQKFYVSPSLYPDLIQEGMVALIKSVDKFEPERQLKFTTYAFYRIKGQMVNFLQRSEAKAPIPMDDEDMRIQDNFSYETYDLLLTLSQEIKNLPDREGEIVREMFYKGREAKEVADKQDLDISHVYRLRRNAVARLRSWIFPDHTTKKT
- the cobC gene encoding alpha-ribazole phosphatase, which codes for MALKKQILFIRHGQTDWNNEMRYQGQSDVPLNAEGLEQADRVSLRLAASFEADLIVSSPLLRARRTAEIIAARQSCNVLHVREGLKEIAFGEWEGLSVSEVEARFSEEHSQWRKDPSTLVPRSGESFNEVRQRVAEILDEILKRDEERILVIAHGGSIRTALVELLKVSSSLVWRMRLDNCSISSIHAYRSVMMLSFLNDAMHLYVPREIIQQLPLSS
- a CDS encoding serine hydrolase domain-containing protein, whose protein sequence is MRTRKALPVLMSLSCVVLILFIFILPCSGNVVNYPNTVSTAREIIWKTIISGGGNSASVAVMDRGNIVYSEGFGPADRSLNRLVDRDTRFNIGSTSKMFAAVAILLLADDGKLSLEDPVVKHIPEFVMKDPRYRDITVRMLFNHSSGLPGSTFVFGYRADEDHQTLLLETLKNAVLKHTPGEMSIYCNDGFTLAEIIVERVSGKSFASFVTERIFSPLEMRNSGESVGVTGGKIAEFYDEEGNKYPPEVVTVLGAGGLSSTPEDLCRFGDSFAPGGMNILSDSSLKDVLKEQPTPFSSLLKGDALLDAFGWDYALLPAYRENGYQVLGKSGGTLFYSTNLQILPQERLAIAVTYSGQAGAAKATHRIMEALMKDKGLPGPKPVSPVKPPEPQPIPDEFLKLAGFYVNTQEAVRMIFDNESHTLNVYSLASPSEDEEAKENKEKPILSLVHNGGLFHDFATGYRYYFLTGEKTVYLVMEEVPQYGADIPMYQKIDPVEKPESLSVVMDGRFWLIRNASPFAQLPDDLLVKSEEYGDLPGYVKFFGVNRVETPDFGAIAATGFRDQCNIQLFKKDGAIRLKAIQFVYSSEDIAGTLVPGENTIVIGSEGENEWRKVEQGGIMSIEKPANGRVIIFPRRQVEKVYDSIIDSSEISVPGGSLVFLAGEPGDSFSIIVR